Genomic segment of Candidatus Krumholzibacteriia bacterium:
GCGTGCCGTAGTTCGCCTGGCCCTACTTCCTCCGATCCCTCGCTCCCTCACCCGGAGACGGGGGGACATCCCGCGGAGCCCATGGCGTATCAGGTCCTGGCCCGGAAGTGGAGGCCGCAGACCTTCGAGCAGATGGTGGGGCAGCAGCACGTCACCACCACGCTCGCCAATGCCATCGCGCGCGGTCGCGTGGCCCATGCCTACCTGTTCACCGGCCCGCGCGGTTGTGGCAAGACCACCATGGCCCGCCTGCTGGCGAAGGCGCTGAACTGCGACGAGGGGCCCACGGCCGAGCCCTGCGGAACGTGCCCGAGTTGTGTGGGCATCGCCCAGGGCAATCTTCTCGACGTGCTCGAGATCGACGCCGCCAGCAACACCGGTGTCGACAACATCCGCGAGCTCCGCGAGAACGCGCAGTACCAGCCCACCGCGGGCAAGAAGCGCGTGTTCATCATCGACGAGGTGCACATGCTGTCGAAGGGCGCGTTCAACGCCCTTCTCAAGACGCTCGAGGAACCGCCCGAGCACGTGCACTTCGTCTTCGCCACGACCGAGCCGGTGAAGATCCCCCGGACCATCCTGTCGCGCTGCCAGCGCTTCGACTTCCGCCTGTTCACGCTTCAGGAACTGGTCGACCGGTTGCGGACGATCACCTCGTCCGAAGAGATCGACATCGCCGACGACGCCATCGAGATGCTGGCGAGCCTGGCCGAGGGCAGCATGCGCGACGCGCTCAGCCTGGCCGACCAGGCGATCGCCTCGACCGAGGGCCGGCTGGACGCCGCCGGCGTGTTGCAGCTCTACGGCATGGTCGGCCACGAGCCCTACCTCGACCTGAACCAGGCGATCCTCGATCGTCAGCCGAAGGCGGCGCTCGACCTGATCGACCAGCTCGTGCGCGGGGGGCACGACCTGGTGGAGTTCGCGCGCGGACTGGTGGCGAACTTCCGCGACCTCACGCTGCTGCGCCTCGACACGGCGCTCGTCGATCGGATCGACAAGCCCGAAGCGGTGAAGAAGCGCCTGGCCGAACAGGCGCAGGGAATGCCCCTGGCCGACTGGACCTACCTGGCCGAGCGTGCGGCCGAGCACTACGCCGCGCTCGAGCGCGCGCCACAACCGCGTTGGCTCATGGAGACGCAGGTGGTCGAGTACGCCACGCTCGAGAGCCGGGTGCTGTTGAGTGAGGTGCTGGCACGTCTGGGCGACGCCTCACCGGCACCCGCCCGGGCCGCCGGAGCGGCTGCTGCCGCGTCGAGCCCGCCCCCTCCCGCACGGCCCGCACCGTCGACGCCGTCCCCCGGGTCCACCCGGGCCACGCCGGACGTCCCGGCCGGTGAGGCTGCGGCGGCCGGCGACGACACCTGGCGGCGCTTCGTCGCCGCGGTCCGCGAGAAGCAGATCGCCCTGGGTACCCTGCTCGCCGAAGCCGCGCCACGCCTCGATGGCGACCGCCTGGATCTCGTCTTCCAGCCCGAGCACAACTTCCAGCGCCAGCAGGTGGCGCGGACCGAGGCCCTGGGCGTGTTGGCGCGGATCGCGGCCACCGTCTACGGGCGGACCCTGGAACTGCGCGCGGTCGCCAGCGATCACGCCGACGAGGAGAGCGAACTGCAGAAGGCCACGCAGGCCGAGGTCGCACCCGACGCCGAGCAGAAGCTCGCCCGTCAGGCGCAGCGCAATCCCAATCTGGGGAAGCTGATCGACGGACTGGGTGGCACCCGGTCCGAGTGATCCCCACGACGCGAATTCCGCCACGGAGGCACCGCCATGGACATGAACAAGCTCATGCAGCAGGCGCAGCAGATGCAGGAGAACATGCAGAAGCTGCAGGAGGAGCTGAAGGACAAGCAGGTCGAAGCCGAGAGCGGCGGGGGCGCGGTGAAGGTCGTCTTCAACGGTCGGCAGGAACTCGTGTCGTTGAAGATCGATCCGACCTCGGTCGACCCCGACGAGGTCGACCTGCTCGAGGATCTGATCCTGGCCGCCATGCAGGAGGGCCAACGCAAGGCTTCGGACATGGCCCAGGAAGAGATGAAGCGCGTGGCGGGACCGCTCGGTGGTGGCGGCATCCCCGGTCTGTTCTAGTCGTTCCGTCGCAGGCACGTCGAACCCCCGCCGTCCGTCCGCCACGGTGGAGTCTCCCGTGAACACCAATGCATTCGGATCGCCGCGCCTCGAGCGCCTGGTGAAACGCCTCGGACGGCTGCCCG
This window contains:
- a CDS encoding YbaB/EbfC family nucleoid-associated protein produces the protein MDMNKLMQQAQQMQENMQKLQEELKDKQVEAESGGGAVKVVFNGRQELVSLKIDPTSVDPDEVDLLEDLILAAMQEGQRKASDMAQEEMKRVAGPLGGGGIPGLF
- the dnaX gene encoding DNA polymerase III subunit gamma/tau; protein product: MAYQVLARKWRPQTFEQMVGQQHVTTTLANAIARGRVAHAYLFTGPRGCGKTTMARLLAKALNCDEGPTAEPCGTCPSCVGIAQGNLLDVLEIDAASNTGVDNIRELRENAQYQPTAGKKRVFIIDEVHMLSKGAFNALLKTLEEPPEHVHFVFATTEPVKIPRTILSRCQRFDFRLFTLQELVDRLRTITSSEEIDIADDAIEMLASLAEGSMRDALSLADQAIASTEGRLDAAGVLQLYGMVGHEPYLDLNQAILDRQPKAALDLIDQLVRGGHDLVEFARGLVANFRDLTLLRLDTALVDRIDKPEAVKKRLAEQAQGMPLADWTYLAERAAEHYAALERAPQPRWLMETQVVEYATLESRVLLSEVLARLGDASPAPARAAGAAAAASSPPPPARPAPSTPSPGSTRATPDVPAGEAAAAGDDTWRRFVAAVREKQIALGTLLAEAAPRLDGDRLDLVFQPEHNFQRQQVARTEALGVLARIAATVYGRTLELRAVASDHADEESELQKATQAEVAPDAEQKLARQAQRNPNLGKLIDGLGGTRSE